The DNA sequence AGCCGGCGAGCGCGCAGCCCGCGGCCGCGACGGTCGCCAGGACCATGACCGGAAGGGCGCGGCGCGCGATCGGGACCGCGCGCTCGGGCAGCCGGGCGCGCAGCATCGTCGGGAGCAGCATCACCACGGTCGCCAGCGCGGACAGCCCGATCCAGCCCAGCACGTTGAGGATCGCGTGCGCGACGAGCGCCCGCGACGCCCACGGCTCGCGCGGACCGGTGGACATCCACGCGCCCAGCCCGGCACCGATCGGCAGGAAGCACGCGGCGACGACGTAGTACCGGACGAACGCCCCGAAGCGGGCCGCCAGCGCGCGGTGCGACGCGACGGCCAGCAGCACGGCGTGCAGCAGCAGGCCGGCCGCGACGAGGACGGCGCCGACGGTGACCGCCGGCTGCTGCGCCGTCCACCGACCGCCGATCACCGCCGCGGCGCCGGCGTTCAGCAACGCGAGCTGCGGCGCGATCCGCGGTCTGCGGCGGGCGTGCAGGAGCGCCTCGGCGAAGTGCGTGCTCCAGATCAGGATCGCGTTGGAGGCGACGCCGAGGAACAGCACGTGCAGCATCAGCCAGTTGCCCTCGGGCACGAAGCGGTGCGCCACGGTCAGCACCAGCAGCAAGGCCAGCCACAGGGCGAGCGGAGCGTGCACGCGCAGGTGCCACGACGACCGTCTCGTCATCGGCTCGCTCCCTTCTGTGCCGAGCCGGCCGCCGCCGTCAGGACGAACAGCACGACAGCGGCGACGTTCAGTGCGCCACCCATCACCCGGGCGTGAGTGCTGCCGAAGCCGTCACCGACGAGCAGGCGGATCGCGAGCGACACGTGCAGCAGGGCCGCCGGCGCGTAGAACGCCGCCGTGTAAGGCAACGGGCGTCGCAGCACGGCAGGAAGAATGATCGGCGCGTGCGCCATGATCATGGAGATCGTGAACCCGAGGAACACGGCGTGCACGCTCGCGTCGTACGCCGCTCCGTCGGGCGTCCCGGTCGCCAGCAGCCAGATCGCCCCGGCGACGGCCAGCCACCCGTAGCCGGCCAGCAGGCAGGCGGCGGCGAACCGTGGAAGACCCCTGCCGCGGATGGTCTTCGTCGCCACGTCGTAGCGGATCAGCCAGGCGACCGCGCCGAGCAGCGCGCTGCCGGTGACCGGGTAGCCGGCGACCGGAAGTGCCGCCGTCAGCGTGATCCCGAGGCTGAACGCGCCGGTGATCGCCAGCAGCCAGGGCACCGCGGCCGGATCGAGCGCGACGATGCGCGCGAGCTCGAGCCGCTCCCCGACGATCGTCAGGATCACGAACCCGGCCAGCCACGGGACGACCACCGGGTAGGACACCGCGCGCAGCAGCAGCAACGCGGCGCCGGCCGCGAGCCCGGCGCCGGCGAGCTGGAGCGCCACGGCGACGTCCCGCTGCCGCCGGTACAACGGCACGTAAAGCGCGAGCAGGGCGAGCGTCCCGAGCAGCGTCAGCGAGTGCCCGAGCGCACGTGGCGCCGGCACGAGGCTCGCCAGGGCGCCGAGGCCCAGCAGCGCCGGCGCCGCGAATCCCCACCAGCGGCCGAGCGCCACCGCGCGCTCGAGTGCGATCAGCGTGCCGACGAAGCCGAGCACCATCAGCGTGCCGTGCTCGCCGGCCATCCGGCCGTCGCTGAGCGGGGCGGCCGCGCCCAGTCGCTCCAGCCCGGCGTTGAGGCCCGCGAGCAGGGCGACGCCGCCGGGCACGAGCAGCGCGAGCCGCAGTCCCCGGCGGCGGGTGCCGCGCCGCGCCGGCGTCTCCCGCGCCAGAGCCCCCGAATGCCTGGTTCGCGACTCGGTGGGCAGGTCGCCGCCGCTCACGACGTCGGCTCCTCTGGCGTGCCGTGCCAGGTGCAGTAACCGGGCCCGGCGAACGGCTCCAGGCGACCGGATTCCCCGCCGTCCAGCCGGGCGCGGATGAGGCCCTCGTGGACGCCGCACACGACGTCCGGGTTGCGCCGCGCGGCGGTGAGCAGCGGGCATCGAGTGAGCCGGATGTCCCCGCCGTGCCGCACCGGGGCGAACCCGAGGTCGTCGAGCAGGGCCACGACGTCCTCGGTCGTCCCGCCCGACCCGGGGATGCTGCTCGCCCAGCGCTCGCCGGCGGTACGCGCGATCCGGCCGGCGTCCGGCGTCATCGCGGCGAGCTGCTCGGCGAGCGCGATCGCCAGACCGACGTACTCGGGAGCCCCCGCGGTCCGCTCGGGAACGACGCGGTAGCGCCACGACGGGCGGCCGCGCTGCCCGGTGCGCCCGGCGGTCCGTTCGACGAGGCCCTCGTCGACCAGACCCTCGAGGTGCGCTCGCACCGTGTTCGGGTGCAGACCGCTGGCGCCGGCCAGCTCGTCGACGGAGCGATCGCCCGGCTGCGCGGCGAGGCGATTGAGCATCTCCAGCCGCTGCGGCGAGAGCGGTGGCAGCGACCGCGTGGGGGTGGGCGCCGGGCCGGTGCCCGGATCTATTTTCACAGTGATTATTGTAGTAATTGCTTTCGGCTCGCACCAAGCGGGTCGGCCGCTAGAGAAGGGCACGAATCAGATGGATCAGATCAGCGAGCACCAGCCGGTCAAGGAGCTCCCGCAGGTGAGCGTCGGACACACCGGCGGCTGTGCCTGCGGCCATGAGGACGACGGCGCGCTGCCCGAGCTGGACGCCACCGTCATCCCACACGCCATCCGCCACGCCACCATTTTCGGCGCGCTGGACTCCCTGCAGCCGGGTCACGGCATGGTTCTCGCCGCGCCGCACGACCCGCTGCCGCTGCTGGCTCAGCTCGAGCAGCGGGCGCCGGGAGCGTTCAGCGTCGACTACGACCAGCGAGGCCCGGAGGTGTGGAAGCTGCGGTTCGTGCGTCGCTAGCCGTACGCGGGGACGACGCCGGCGGCGGCGTGCCGGCTCGGACGGACGAGAACCTCCGCGTGGGACGTGGCCCGGTCACGGCCGCTCCCACCCGGAGGTTCGCCGGTCGCAGCGCGAGGATCGGGTGGCGGGGGACCGCTAGTATTCGGTGACCGCACGACCGGCGGCCTCGAATCTGGGAGTCCTGGGTGTCCTCGCGGCTGAATCGCATCGAATATCTGGACGGCATACGTGCGCTGGCGGTCGTGTCGGTGCTGACCGTCCACTGGGTGCCGCAGTACCTGCCCGCATGGTCGCGGCTCTTCCGGGGAGGCTACGTCGGCGTCGACCTGTTTCTGGTCCTCAGCGGCTACCTGATCACCCGGATCCTGTGGCGATCCCCGGCCGAGCCGCTCCGCACGACGTACGGCAGGTTCCTGAAGCGGCGGCTCCGGCGGCTGTATCCGGCCCTCGTCGGCATGCTGGTCGTCATCACGGCCCTGGCGTTCCTCATGTGGGACATCGCCGAGGCCACCAAGGCCGCCTACCGTGCCGTCCTGGCAGGGCTCCAGCTCACGTGGCTGGTCGCGTTGAACCTCGGAACGACGACGCCCTTCGACCAGACCTGGACGCTCGGCTGGGAATGGTACTTCTATCTGGCATGGCCGCTGGTAGTGCTCGCAGCCAAGAGGCGCGACGTCGGTGTGGTGACGGTCGCCGTATGGAGCGCCGCGGCCGGACTGATCTGCTATGCCGTCTCGGTGACGCTCGCATCGCCGGTGGGGATGTACTTTGGACCGCTCGGCCGGTTCGCCCAGCTGCTGTTCGGATCGGCGCTCGGCCTCTACCTGCTCGGGAGACCACAACCTCTGGCCGTCTCCAGAGGCCTTCGCACGGGAGTCATGGCGGCGGCTGTGCTCGGCTTCCTGGCATGGACGGTGATCGGGCCGGGCAAGGGCGGCGCGCTGTATGGCGTCCTCGGGTTCCCGCTGGTGACCGCCTGTGGCATGGTGCTCATCGCGATGGGCTACCGGCGGGAGGCCGATGTCGTGCCCCGTGCGCTGTCGTGGGCGCCCCTCCGCGGGCTCGGTCTCGCCAGCTACAGCATCTACCTCTGGCACCTGCCGCTCATGCGCCTCGTGCAGGGCCCGCTGATCGGGGTTCCCTTCCCCGCGATGGCGGTAGTCGCTCTCGCCGCCACCGTGGCCCTCTCCTGGCTGAGCTACCGATTCCTGGAGAAGCCGTTCCTGCACGGCAGGGAGCCGGTCGCGCGGGCCTACTCGGCGCTCGAGGCCGGGGCGTGCCTGCCGGCAGCGCTGCCCGGCGACGGACGGCGCGGGTAGCGACCCTGGTCAGGGCCGTTCCACGCGCGCAACCGGGCTCGGAACGCCGACCCGGTCGTCGGCGCTCGCCGTCACAGGGCTAGTCTGGCCCGGCACGCAGTTCCTTTAAAGGCCGTCCCGTGAGGCGGAGAAGGAGTACGACGATGGGCATCGACCCGGAGTCGGCGCAGGGCAGTGGTGCGCGCAGCGAACGCGTCATCCTGACCGCCGACGAGATCTCGCGAGTCATCGACCGCATCTCCCACCAGATCCTCGAGAAGACCGACGGCGCGTCGAACGTCGTCCTGGTCGGGATCCCCACCCGCGGAGCGCAGCTGGCCGCCCGCATCCAGCGCAGGATCGCCGCCTTCAGCGACGTGCAGCCGCCGGTCGGCGTCCTGGACATCACCCTGTACCGCGACGACCTGCGCACCCGCGGCGTTCGGCCGCTCGAGCGCACCCGCGAGCCCGAGGGCGGCATCGACGGCAAGACGGTGATCCTGGTCGACGACGTCCTGTACTCCGGGCGCACGATCCGCGCCGCCCTCGATGCGCTGCGCGACTGGGGTCGCCCGCAGGCGATCCAGCTCGCCGTCCTGGTCGACCGCGGCCACCGCGAGCTGCCGATTCGCGCCGACTACGTCGGCAAGAACATCCCGACCTCGCGCGACGAGCAGGTCTTCGTCGCCATCGCCGAGAACGACGGTGCCGACGGCGTCGCGATCTCGGACCACCGGCCCTCCCGCGAGCAGATCATCGCCCTGCTGACCGGCGGCGGTGCGAAGTGAAGCAGCACCTGCTCTCCGCCGCCGACCTGACCCGCGACGAGGCCGTCGCCGTCCTCGACACCGCCGAGCAGATCGAGGCGTCGCTGCAGGGCCGCGAGGTCAAGAAGCTGCCGACGCTGCGTGGGCGCACCGTGGTCAACCTCTTCTTCGAGGACTCGACCCGCACCCGCATCTCGTTCGAGCTCGCCGCCAAGCGGCTGTCGGCGGACGTCATCAACTTCTCCGCGAAGGGATCGAGCGTCTCCAAGGGGGAGAGCCTCAAGGACACCGCGCTCACGCTGCAGGCGATGGGGGCGGACGCCGTCGTGATCCGGCACGGTGCCAGCGGTGCGCCGTGGCAGCTCGCGTCCTGGGTCGACGGCAGCGTCGTGAACGCCGGCGACGGGACGCACGAGCATCCCACCCAGGCGCTGCTCGACGCGTTCACCATGCGCAAGCGCACCGGCCGCTCGATGGGCCAGGGCCTCGACGGGCTGCGGGTCACCATCGTCGGCGACGTGCTGCACAGCCGCGTCGCGCGCTCGAACGTGCTCCTGCTCGAGACGCTCGGCGCGGAGGTGACGCTGGTCGCGCCCCCGACCCTGCTGCCGGTCGGCGTCGAGACGTGGCCGTGCGCGCATTCCTACGACCTCGACGCCGCGCTCCCCGGCGCGGACGTCGTGATGATGCTGCGGGTCCAGCGCGAGCGGATGAACGCCTCGTACTTCCCGACCGAGCGCGAGTACTCGCGCCGCTACGGCCTGGACGCCGTCCGCGCCGCGACCCTGGAGCCCGCAGCGATCGTCATGCACCCCGGGCCGATGAACCGCGGCATGGAGATCGCGGCAGAGGTCGCAGACGGGCCGCGCTCGACGATCGTCGAGCAGGTGGCCAACGGCGTCTCGGTCCGGATGGCTGTTCTCTACCTACTTCTCGGAGGTGCCGCGTGAGCACGAAGCTGATCCAGCAGGTCCGCCCCCTGCGCGGCGACCCGGTCGACGTGCTCATCGAGGACGGCGTCATCACCCGGATCGCCGACACGATCGTGCTGCAGGACGTCGAGGTGATCGACGCCCGCGGGCTGATCGGACTGCCCGGCCTGGTCGACCTGCACACCCACCTGCGCGAGCCCGGGCGCGAGGATGCCGAGACCATCGAGACCGGCTCGCGTGCCGCGGCGCTCGGCGGCTACACCGCGGTGCACGCGATGGCCAACACCGACCCCGTCGCCGACACCGCCGGGGTCGTCGAGCAGGTCTACAACACCGGGCGGCAGATCGGCCTGGTGGACGTGATCCCGGTGGGCGCGGTCACCGTCGGCCTCAAGGGCGAGCGGCTCGCGGAGCTCGGCGCCATGGCCGACTCCGCGGCCCGCGTGCGGATGTTCAGCGACGACGGCATGTGCGTGGGCGACCCCGGCCTGATGCGCCGCGCGCTGGAGTATGTCAAGGCCTTCGACGGCGTCATCGCCCAGCACGCCGAGGATTCCCGGCTCACCGTGGGTGCGCAGATGAACGAGTCCGAGCTCTCCGGGCGCCTCGGCCTGACCGGCTGGCCGGCCGTCGCCGAGGAGTCCATCATCGCCCGCGACTGCCTGCTCGCCGAGCACGTCGGCTCGCGGCTGCACATCTGCCACCTCTCGACGGCCGGCTCGGTCGAGATCGTGCGGTGGGCGAAGTCGCGCGGCGTCGACGTCACCGCCGAGGTGACCCCGCACCATCTGCTGCTGACCGAGGAGCTGGTCGCCACGTACGACCCGCTCTACAAGGTCAATCCGCCGCTGCGCCGCGGTACCGACGTCGACGCGTTGCGCGGCGCGCTGCGCGACGGAACGATCGACATCGTCGCGACCGACCACGCCCCGCACGCCGTGGAGGACAAGGAGTGCGAGTGGGCGTACGCGCGCCCCGGCATGCTCGGGCTGCAGCAGGCGCTGTCGATCGCGATCCTCACGCTCAGCGACGAGTCCGGCGCGGTCGACTGGCAGCGGGTCGCCGAGGTGACCTCGATCCGCCCGGCGCGGATCGCCCGCCTCGACGACCACGGCATCGGGTTCGTCGAAGGCGCCCCGGCCAACCTCACGCTGGTCGATCCGGCGCAGTCCACCGTGGTGGACCCCCACGCGCTGGCCAGCAAGAGCCACAACACTCCCTACGAGGGACTCGAGATGCCCGGCCGGGTCATGGCGACCCTGCTGCGCGGCGAGTTCACCGTGCGCGACGGACAGGCGGTCAAATGAGCAGGCACAGCAAGGACAGCGAAGCGATCCTCGTTCTCGAGGACGGGCGGTACTTCGAGGGCGAGTCGTTCGGCGCCCCGGGCAACACCTTCGGTGAGGCCGTCTTCAGCACCGGCATGACCGGCTACCAGGAGACGCTGACCGATCCGTCGTACCGCCGCCAGGTGGTCGTGATGACCGCTCCGCAGATCGGGAACACCGGCTGGAACGACGAGGACGACGAGTCGAACCGGATCTGGGTGAGCGGGTTCGTCGTGCGCGACCTGTCGCGCATCTCCTCGAGCTGGCGCGCCACAGGGACCCTCCCCGACGAGCTGCGCAAGCAGGGGATCGTCGCGGTGCAAGGGATCGACACGCGTGCCCTGACGCGGCACCTTCGCGAGCGAGGGGCCATGCGCGTCGGGCTGTTCACCGGTGACGACGCCACGCGTCCGATCGACGAGCTCGTCGCCGAGGTGCTGGCGCAGCCGGTGATGTCCGGGGCGGACCTCGCCGGCGAGGTGACCACCGAACAGCCGTACGTCGTCCCCGCACAGGGCGAGCGCAGGCTCACCGTGGCCGCGATCGACCTGGGCATCAAGTCGATGACCCCGCAGCAGCTGGCCGCGCGCGGCATCGAGGTCCACGTGCTGCCGGGCGGCGCGAGCTTCGACGATGTGCTGGCGATCAACCCGGACGGGATCTTCTTCTCCAACGGGCCGGGCGATCCGGCCACCGCCGACGGCGCCGTCGCGCTCATGCGCGCGGCGCTGGACAGGAGGCTGCCGGTCTTCGGGATCTGCTTCGGCAACCAGATCCTCGGCCGGGCGCTCGGCTTCGGCACCTACAAGCTGAAGTACGGCCACCGCGGCATCAACATCCCGGTCCGCGACACGGCCACCGGCCGCATCGAGATCACCTCGCAGAACCACGGGTTCGCGGTCGACGCCCCGATCGGCGAGCCGACCGAGACGCCCTACGGGCGCGTCGAGGTCAGCCACGTGTGCGTCAACGACGACGTCGTCGAGGGCCTGCGGTGCCTCGACGTGCCCGCCTTCAGCGTCCAGTACCACCCGGAGGCCGCCGCCGGCCCCCACGACGCCGACCACCTCTTCGACCGCTTCACTGCGCTGATGCAGGGTGCAAAGGAGACCTCGAATGCCTAAGCGCGAAGACCTCAAGCACGTGCTCGTGATCGGCTCCGGGCCGATCGTCATCGGGCAGGCGTGCGAGTTCGACTACTCGGGCACCCAGGCCTGCCGCGTCCTGCGCAGCGAGGGCATCCGGGTGAGCCTGATCAACTCGAACCCGGCCACGATCATGACCGACCCCCAGTTCGCGGACGCCACCTACGTGGAGCCGCTGACCCCCGCGTACGTGGAGAAGGTCATCGAGAAGGAGCGGCCCGACGCGATCCTGCCCACCCTCGGCGGGCAGACCGCGCTCAACCTCGCCGTCTCGCTGCACGAGTCCGGTGTGCTGGAGAAGTACGGCGTCGAGCTGATCGGCGCGAACATCGACGCCATCCAGCGTGGCGAGGACCGGCAGAAGTTCAAGGACATCGTCCGCAAGAT is a window from the Cumulibacter manganitolerans genome containing:
- a CDS encoding helix-turn-helix transcriptional regulator, yielding MKIDPGTGPAPTPTRSLPPLSPQRLEMLNRLAAQPGDRSVDELAGASGLHPNTVRAHLEGLVDEGLVERTAGRTGQRGRPSWRYRVVPERTAGAPEYVGLAIALAEQLAAMTPDAGRIARTAGERWASSIPGSGGTTEDVVALLDDLGFAPVRHGGDIRLTRCPLLTAARRNPDVVCGVHEGLIRARLDGGESGRLEPFAGPGYCTWHGTPEEPTS
- a CDS encoding DUF2249 domain-containing protein → MDQISEHQPVKELPQVSVGHTGGCACGHEDDGALPELDATVIPHAIRHATIFGALDSLQPGHGMVLAAPHDPLPLLAQLEQRAPGAFSVDYDQRGPEVWKLRFVRR
- a CDS encoding acyltransferase family protein, with the protein product MSSRLNRIEYLDGIRALAVVSVLTVHWVPQYLPAWSRLFRGGYVGVDLFLVLSGYLITRILWRSPAEPLRTTYGRFLKRRLRRLYPALVGMLVVITALAFLMWDIAEATKAAYRAVLAGLQLTWLVALNLGTTTPFDQTWTLGWEWYFYLAWPLVVLAAKRRDVGVVTVAVWSAAAGLICYAVSVTLASPVGMYFGPLGRFAQLLFGSALGLYLLGRPQPLAVSRGLRTGVMAAAVLGFLAWTVIGPGKGGALYGVLGFPLVTACGMVLIAMGYRREADVVPRALSWAPLRGLGLASYSIYLWHLPLMRLVQGPLIGVPFPAMAVVALAATVALSWLSYRFLEKPFLHGREPVARAYSALEAGACLPAALPGDGRRG
- the pyrR gene encoding bifunctional pyr operon transcriptional regulator/uracil phosphoribosyltransferase PyrR — translated: MGIDPESAQGSGARSERVILTADEISRVIDRISHQILEKTDGASNVVLVGIPTRGAQLAARIQRRIAAFSDVQPPVGVLDITLYRDDLRTRGVRPLERTREPEGGIDGKTVILVDDVLYSGRTIRAALDALRDWGRPQAIQLAVLVDRGHRELPIRADYVGKNIPTSRDEQVFVAIAENDGADGVAISDHRPSREQIIALLTGGGAK
- a CDS encoding aspartate carbamoyltransferase catalytic subunit; this encodes MKQHLLSAADLTRDEAVAVLDTAEQIEASLQGREVKKLPTLRGRTVVNLFFEDSTRTRISFELAAKRLSADVINFSAKGSSVSKGESLKDTALTLQAMGADAVVIRHGASGAPWQLASWVDGSVVNAGDGTHEHPTQALLDAFTMRKRTGRSMGQGLDGLRVTIVGDVLHSRVARSNVLLLETLGAEVTLVAPPTLLPVGVETWPCAHSYDLDAALPGADVVMMLRVQRERMNASYFPTEREYSRRYGLDAVRAATLEPAAIVMHPGPMNRGMEIAAEVADGPRSTIVEQVANGVSVRMAVLYLLLGGAA
- a CDS encoding dihydroorotase, whose product is MSTKLIQQVRPLRGDPVDVLIEDGVITRIADTIVLQDVEVIDARGLIGLPGLVDLHTHLREPGREDAETIETGSRAAALGGYTAVHAMANTDPVADTAGVVEQVYNTGRQIGLVDVIPVGAVTVGLKGERLAELGAMADSAARVRMFSDDGMCVGDPGLMRRALEYVKAFDGVIAQHAEDSRLTVGAQMNESELSGRLGLTGWPAVAEESIIARDCLLAEHVGSRLHICHLSTAGSVEIVRWAKSRGVDVTAEVTPHHLLLTEELVATYDPLYKVNPPLRRGTDVDALRGALRDGTIDIVATDHAPHAVEDKECEWAYARPGMLGLQQALSIAILTLSDESGAVDWQRVAEVTSIRPARIARLDDHGIGFVEGAPANLTLVDPAQSTVVDPHALASKSHNTPYEGLEMPGRVMATLLRGEFTVRDGQAVK
- the carA gene encoding glutamine-hydrolyzing carbamoyl-phosphate synthase small subunit, producing the protein MSRHSKDSEAILVLEDGRYFEGESFGAPGNTFGEAVFSTGMTGYQETLTDPSYRRQVVVMTAPQIGNTGWNDEDDESNRIWVSGFVVRDLSRISSSWRATGTLPDELRKQGIVAVQGIDTRALTRHLRERGAMRVGLFTGDDATRPIDELVAEVLAQPVMSGADLAGEVTTEQPYVVPAQGERRLTVAAIDLGIKSMTPQQLAARGIEVHVLPGGASFDDVLAINPDGIFFSNGPGDPATADGAVALMRAALDRRLPVFGICFGNQILGRALGFGTYKLKYGHRGINIPVRDTATGRIEITSQNHGFAVDAPIGEPTETPYGRVEVSHVCVNDDVVEGLRCLDVPAFSVQYHPEAAAGPHDADHLFDRFTALMQGAKETSNA